The Candidatus Eremiobacteraceae bacterium genome has a segment encoding these proteins:
- a CDS encoding class I SAM-dependent methyltransferase — protein sequence MSDALRDACHELNNVLGTVLVSADVGGKRSAVDKDRELFDIIAASTRRAGELVARLSPLVESADDGAAARDLKYLDGLHAAMPPVVAELEEHCKRDDIPLMDRAGVRLLATIVAAVRADKILELGTAYGYSALCMALAQGPAGQITTIDPDTARTDIARSYFARAGVAGRITVVNQPALDAIASMSHPPYDLVFIDAVKAEYAAYLEAALPHMRTSGVVVVDNLLWSHRSSAAPADHDDASTRAIREFNRTFLSHPALSAVIVPVGDGVGFGVKVK from the coding sequence ATGAGCGACGCGCTCCGGGATGCGTGCCACGAGCTCAACAACGTGCTCGGCACGGTTTTGGTGAGTGCTGATGTCGGCGGCAAGCGCTCGGCCGTGGACAAGGATCGCGAGCTATTCGACATCATCGCCGCGAGCACGCGTAGAGCCGGCGAATTGGTGGCGCGGCTTTCGCCACTCGTGGAAAGCGCGGACGACGGCGCGGCGGCGCGCGATCTCAAGTATCTGGACGGACTGCATGCGGCGATGCCGCCGGTGGTCGCCGAACTCGAAGAACACTGCAAACGCGACGATATTCCGCTGATGGACCGCGCCGGAGTGCGGCTGCTCGCCACGATCGTGGCGGCCGTTCGCGCCGACAAAATTCTCGAACTCGGCACCGCGTATGGCTATTCAGCGCTCTGCATGGCCTTGGCGCAGGGCCCGGCTGGGCAGATCACGACGATAGACCCCGATACGGCGCGCACCGATATCGCGCGTTCGTATTTCGCACGAGCCGGCGTCGCCGGCCGCATCACGGTCGTCAACCAGCCGGCGCTGGATGCGATCGCTTCCATGTCGCATCCGCCGTACGATTTGGTCTTCATCGACGCCGTGAAAGCGGAATACGCCGCGTATCTCGAAGCGGCGCTGCCGCACATGCGGACTTCGGGAGTGGTCGTCGTCGACAATCTCCTGTGGAGTCATCGTTCGTCCGCCGCCCCCGCCGACCACGACGATGCGTCCACACGCGCGATCCGCGAGTTCAACCGCACGTTCTTGTCGCATCCGGCCCTGAGCGCGGTCATCGTGCCGGTCGGCGACGGCGTCGGCTTCGGCGTCAAAGTGAAATAG
- a CDS encoding YncE family protein — translation MRPRHIVLAGALYAVALISRAAVADPTPAPLLAKPAITVPRSPGSFDYLSVDLDRRYLLVAHTGSHTLDVFKLDSGALLRQIIVGAAHGAAVDVKDRKFFVSTSDGILAVVDRDNLVLNDRVKLPGPGDGIAFDPKNDTVYIDEDNGTRVFTVNGKTNKPGPVVTIPQDPEFVDYDPVSDKLYQNIVSTNSVVVIDPATNTVTATWSTLPATEPHGQAVDSAAGRVFVVGSNGILVAIDMKTGTVIAQAPVTPRVDQIVFDPGTMRIYCASGTGVVSVVQETTAGLSALADVVVPEHAHTITADPAMHNVWIAYGGRQDDFIMELTPP, via the coding sequence ATGCGCCCACGTCACATCGTTCTCGCCGGCGCGCTATACGCCGTTGCGCTAATCTCCCGCGCTGCCGTCGCCGACCCAACCCCCGCGCCGCTTTTGGCGAAGCCGGCGATCACCGTGCCGCGGTCGCCGGGCTCGTTCGACTATCTGAGCGTGGACCTCGACCGCCGCTATCTGCTCGTGGCGCACACCGGCAGTCACACGCTGGACGTCTTCAAGCTCGACAGCGGCGCGCTGCTCCGTCAGATCATCGTGGGCGCGGCGCACGGCGCGGCCGTGGACGTGAAAGACCGCAAGTTCTTTGTCAGCACGAGCGACGGCATCCTCGCCGTCGTCGACCGCGACAACTTGGTGCTCAACGACAGAGTAAAGCTGCCCGGCCCGGGCGACGGCATAGCGTTCGATCCGAAAAACGACACGGTGTATATCGACGAAGACAATGGGACTCGCGTGTTCACGGTCAACGGCAAGACGAATAAGCCGGGGCCGGTCGTGACGATTCCGCAAGACCCCGAGTTCGTGGACTACGATCCGGTGAGCGACAAGCTTTATCAGAACATCGTCAGCACGAATTCGGTTGTGGTCATCGATCCAGCCACGAATACCGTGACCGCCACGTGGTCGACGTTGCCGGCAACAGAGCCGCACGGGCAGGCGGTCGACTCGGCGGCAGGCCGTGTGTTCGTCGTCGGCAGCAACGGCATACTGGTGGCGATCGATATGAAGACCGGCACGGTCATCGCGCAAGCGCCAGTGACTCCGCGCGTCGATCAGATCGTGTTCGATCCCGGCACCATGCGCATCTATTGCGCGAGCGGCACGGGCGTCGTGTCGGTGGTGCAGGAGACGACCGCGGGCCTCAGTGCGCTGGCCGATGTGGTGGTGCCCGAACATGCGCACACGATAACGGCCGATCCCGCCATGCACAACGTCTGGATCGCGTACGGCGGCCGCCAGGACGACTTCATCATGGAGCTCACCCCACCGTAA
- a CDS encoding ABC transporter ATP-binding protein yields the protein MSEPLLALSGVETFYGRIQALRGVTIDVHEGEIVALIGANGAGKTTTLRTISGLMKPARGTIRFRGKDLAPFGADAISRMGVVHSPEGRRIFPRMSVRENLELGAFARHDSAGIKRDLAEVHELFPRLNERMAQRGGTLSGGEQQMLAIARALMSEPKVLLLDEPSMGLSPIFVDTIFNVIRDINKRGVTILLIEQNARKALQVASRGYVLETGAIVKSGSADALLNDDDVRKAYLGED from the coding sequence ATGAGCGAGCCGCTGCTGGCCCTAAGCGGCGTCGAGACTTTCTACGGGCGCATCCAGGCGCTGCGCGGCGTCACGATCGACGTGCATGAAGGCGAGATCGTCGCATTGATCGGCGCGAATGGCGCCGGCAAGACCACCACGCTGCGCACGATTTCCGGTCTGATGAAGCCGGCGCGCGGCACCATTCGTTTCCGCGGCAAGGATCTTGCGCCGTTCGGCGCCGACGCGATCTCACGTATGGGTGTCGTGCATTCACCCGAAGGCCGCCGCATCTTTCCGCGGATGAGCGTGCGCGAGAATCTTGAGCTTGGGGCATTTGCACGTCACGACAGCGCCGGGATCAAGCGCGACTTGGCCGAGGTGCACGAGCTTTTCCCGCGGCTGAACGAGCGCATGGCGCAGCGCGGCGGCACGCTTTCCGGCGGCGAACAGCAGATGCTCGCCATCGCGCGCGCCCTGATGTCGGAGCCGAAGGTGCTGCTGCTCGACGAGCCGTCGATGGGGCTGTCGCCGATCTTCGTCGACACGATCTTCAATGTGATCCGCGACATCAATAAGCGCGGCGTCACTATCTTGCTCATCGAACAGAACGCACGAAAGGCTTTGCAGGTGGCCTCGCGCGGCTACGTGCTCGAGACGGGCGCCATCGTGAAGTCGGGCAGCGCGGACGCGTTGTTGAACGATGACGACGTGCGCAAGGCTTACCTCGGCGAAGACTAG
- a CDS encoding ABC transporter ATP-binding protein: MALLSLQGATKKFGGLTAVDNVTFDVEAGSIISLIGPNGAGKSTVFNLITGIYAPTAGSIVFDGRSIGGLKPHVVASLGISRTFQNIRLFSHMSVLDNVLVGRHARMRATPWDCAFRTPFARREEKSSEEAAQAMLDWIGLTRFTTEWARNLPYGMQRRLEIARALASEPKLLLLDEPAAGTNPAEKIGLMKLVQAIRDRGVTVLLIEHDMKLVMGISDYVHVLDYGEEIAHGKPDVVRHDHRVIEAYLGKGA; encoded by the coding sequence ATGGCACTGCTGTCTCTTCAGGGCGCGACGAAAAAGTTCGGCGGCCTCACCGCGGTCGACAACGTCACATTCGACGTGGAGGCGGGCTCGATCATCAGCCTCATCGGCCCGAACGGCGCGGGCAAATCGACCGTGTTCAATCTGATCACGGGCATCTATGCCCCGACCGCAGGATCGATCGTGTTCGATGGCCGCTCGATCGGCGGGTTGAAGCCGCACGTCGTGGCATCGCTCGGCATCTCGCGCACTTTTCAAAATATCCGGCTCTTCTCACACATGTCGGTGCTGGATAATGTTCTCGTCGGCCGCCACGCGCGAATGCGAGCGACGCCGTGGGATTGCGCGTTTCGCACTCCGTTCGCGCGCCGCGAGGAGAAGTCGTCCGAAGAAGCCGCCCAGGCCATGCTCGACTGGATCGGCCTCACGAGATTCACGACCGAATGGGCGCGCAATCTGCCGTACGGCATGCAGCGCCGCCTCGAGATCGCGCGCGCGCTCGCATCCGAGCCGAAGCTGCTGCTGCTCGACGAGCCTGCTGCGGGCACCAACCCGGCCGAGAAGATCGGTTTGATGAAGCTCGTGCAGGCGATCCGCGATCGCGGCGTGACGGTGCTGCTCATCGAGCACGACATGAAGCTTGTGATGGGGATCTCCGACTACGTGCACGTGCTCGACTACGGCGAGGAGATCGCGCACGGCAAGCCCGACGTCGTGCGCCACGATCATCGTGTCATCGAAGCGTATTTGGGCAAGGGCGCATGA
- a CDS encoding branched-chain amino acid ABC transporter permease: MDRRVEWLPFGLSRYTGKQVLGGGAIVVVLALLPFLDSNSSHISAVADAGYILLLAFGLNIIVGYTGLLALGFAAFFAIGAYTYAFVASPQFGLHWSFWVMLVVSAAVAAAFGVILGAPTLRLRGDYLAIVTLGFGEIVPQLFQNLDKWTGGPDGIAAVDQPTLFGYNFGFNPTPYYYLYFIVICICLLLLTNLRYSRLGRTWMAIREDELAAEHMGINTTTAKLLAFSMGAAFAGIAGVIYAAKLSTISPSGFDFNMSIMILAAIVLGGMGNLSGVLLGGGIIAMLNFLILPQASNWAHAIGSQLNVSFLMSVDLTQYRFMLYGIILVLVMLFRPEGLLPSATVRAELHDVDKSPEAA, encoded by the coding sequence ATGGACCGACGCGTCGAATGGCTGCCCTTCGGACTCTCGCGATATACGGGCAAGCAAGTGCTGGGAGGCGGCGCGATCGTCGTCGTGCTGGCGCTGCTGCCGTTCCTCGACTCGAACAGTTCGCACATCTCCGCGGTGGCCGACGCGGGCTATATCCTTTTGCTCGCGTTCGGTCTCAATATCATCGTCGGCTATACCGGCCTGCTGGCGCTGGGATTTGCCGCGTTTTTCGCGATCGGCGCCTATACGTACGCGTTCGTCGCGTCGCCGCAGTTCGGATTGCATTGGAGCTTCTGGGTCATGCTCGTCGTGAGCGCGGCCGTTGCCGCCGCGTTCGGCGTGATCCTCGGCGCTCCCACGCTGCGTCTGCGCGGCGACTATCTTGCGATCGTCACGCTCGGCTTCGGCGAAATCGTGCCGCAGCTGTTCCAGAACTTGGACAAGTGGACGGGCGGCCCCGACGGCATCGCAGCGGTCGACCAGCCGACGTTGTTCGGGTACAACTTCGGGTTCAATCCCACGCCGTATTACTACTTGTATTTCATCGTCATCTGCATCTGTCTGCTGCTGTTGACGAACTTGCGCTATTCGCGGCTCGGGCGGACGTGGATGGCAATCCGCGAGGACGAGCTCGCGGCCGAACACATGGGCATCAACACGACCACCGCCAAACTGCTCGCGTTTTCAATGGGCGCCGCATTCGCGGGCATTGCCGGCGTCATCTACGCCGCGAAACTAAGCACGATCAGCCCGAGCGGCTTCGACTTCAACATGTCGATCATGATCCTGGCCGCGATCGTCCTCGGAGGCATGGGTAATCTCTCCGGCGTGCTGCTGGGCGGCGGCATCATCGCGATGTTGAATTTCCTCATCCTGCCGCAGGCCTCCAATTGGGCGCACGCCATCGGGTCCCAGTTGAATGTCTCCTTCCTCATGTCGGTGGACCTCACGCAGTATCGCTTCATGCTCTACGGCATCATCCTCGTACTCGTCATGCTCTTCCGCCCCGAAGGATTGCTGCCGAGCGCCACGGTGCGAGCCGAATTGCACGACGTCGACAAGAGCCCGGAGGCCGCCTGA
- a CDS encoding branched-chain amino acid ABC transporter permease: MFEFHNCAPQFVQQMINGVALGGLYALIALGYTMVYGIIELINFAHGDVYTLGSFISLSILGLIPLSTISNQTELALIALVVIVLAAFLCGIVGVLIERLAYRRLRNAPRLAPLITAIGVSLILENIMQIWKGNSEVSFPQFLPDNWHQIGSVRFDDRSLLVVVVSLVCMILLNLFVFRTKLGKAMRATAQDRDAAQLMGINVNSTIAWTFFIGSALAGVAGFISGMYYGTTFFLNGYQAGLKAFTAAVLGGIGNITGAMLGGFVIGIVETMTSGCISDQWSEVAVFAILILTLVFRPSGLLGQQLPEKV, from the coding sequence GTGTTCGAGTTCCACAACTGCGCGCCTCAGTTCGTACAGCAGATGATCAACGGAGTCGCGCTGGGTGGGCTTTACGCGCTTATCGCGCTCGGCTATACGATGGTGTACGGCATCATCGAACTGATCAACTTCGCGCACGGCGACGTCTACACGCTGGGCTCGTTCATCTCGCTCTCCATCCTCGGGCTGATCCCGCTCTCCACGATTTCCAATCAGACCGAGCTTGCGCTCATCGCCCTTGTAGTGATCGTGTTGGCCGCGTTTTTGTGCGGCATCGTGGGCGTGCTGATCGAACGGCTTGCGTATCGCCGCTTGCGCAACGCGCCGCGGCTCGCGCCGCTCATCACGGCCATCGGCGTCTCGCTTATCCTCGAGAACATCATGCAGATCTGGAAGGGCAACTCAGAAGTGTCGTTTCCGCAGTTCTTGCCCGATAACTGGCATCAGATCGGCAGCGTGCGCTTCGATGACCGGTCGCTGCTCGTCGTCGTGGTCAGCCTCGTCTGCATGATCCTTCTCAATCTCTTCGTCTTCCGCACCAAGCTCGGCAAGGCGATGCGCGCCACCGCGCAGGACCGCGACGCCGCGCAGCTCATGGGCATCAACGTCAACTCCACCATCGCGTGGACGTTTTTCATCGGTTCGGCGCTAGCGGGTGTGGCCGGGTTCATCTCCGGCATGTACTACGGCACGACGTTCTTCCTCAATGGCTATCAAGCCGGATTGAAGGCGTTCACGGCCGCGGTGCTCGGCGGCATCGGCAATATCACCGGCGCCATGCTCGGCGGTTTTGTCATCGGCATCGTGGAGACGATGACGTCCGGTTGCATTTCGGATCAATGGTCCGAGGTCGCGGTGTTCGCGATCTTGATCCTCACGCTTGTGTTCCGGCCCAGCGGCCTGCTCGGCCAGCAATTGCCGGAGAAGGTGTGA
- a CDS encoding branched-chain amino acid ABC transporter substrate-binding protein, whose product MLGITVAHRASIAALLALTLGAAGCSNSSGGSSTSASGTSGSSGGAQGTVIKIGADLPISGADASDGVPTKHGVELAVIDANKRNLVPGFTLQADILDDAVNGVHDPNQGAKNIQAFASDSAVLGIVGPFNSNVAKAEIPLTNSLGIALISPSNTNPDLTKGPSALELRRSNPQAITYFRVCATDDIQGPVGADYAYNDRGLRKAYLIDDNETYGRGVSEAWGDEFTKDGGTVLAHDHITKGQQDFHALLTRAQGMNPDVLFYGGTTSTGGGLVRKQMGDSGMGSVAYFGADGIRNEEFLRVAGTTADNVYGTVAAVNATTIPEAKTFLADYQAQFNVPVGSYSAAGYTSAMVIIQAIAKAVKENGGKMPSRDDVLQNLRSVKRFDSIMGPFAFDANGDTTNKIISIYGARKDVWVFLTQRKFGAK is encoded by the coding sequence ATGCTCGGCATCACCGTCGCGCACCGCGCGTCCATCGCCGCTCTGCTCGCCCTGACCCTAGGGGCGGCCGGCTGTTCGAACTCGAGCGGCGGCTCGAGCACCTCCGCGAGCGGCACGTCCGGCTCTTCGGGCGGGGCGCAGGGCACCGTCATCAAGATCGGCGCCGACCTCCCGATCTCGGGGGCCGACGCATCTGACGGCGTTCCCACCAAGCACGGCGTCGAGCTCGCGGTCATCGACGCGAATAAGCGGAACCTCGTGCCCGGCTTCACGCTGCAGGCCGACATCCTCGACGATGCGGTCAACGGCGTGCACGACCCCAATCAAGGGGCGAAGAACATACAAGCATTTGCCAGCGACTCGGCGGTCCTCGGCATCGTCGGCCCGTTCAACAGCAATGTCGCCAAGGCCGAGATCCCGCTCACGAACAGCCTCGGCATCGCGCTGATCAGCCCGTCGAACACCAATCCCGACCTCACAAAAGGTCCAAGCGCGCTCGAACTTCGGCGCTCCAACCCGCAAGCGATCACCTACTTCCGCGTGTGCGCCACTGATGACATTCAAGGCCCGGTCGGCGCCGACTATGCGTACAACGACCGCGGACTGCGCAAAGCATATCTGATCGACGACAACGAGACGTATGGACGCGGCGTTTCGGAAGCATGGGGCGATGAATTCACAAAGGATGGCGGGACCGTGCTCGCGCACGACCACATCACGAAAGGCCAACAGGACTTCCACGCGTTGCTCACGCGCGCGCAAGGCATGAATCCCGACGTGCTCTTTTATGGCGGCACGACTTCGACCGGCGGCGGGCTCGTCCGCAAACAAATGGGCGACAGCGGCATGGGCAGCGTCGCATACTTCGGTGCAGACGGCATTCGCAACGAAGAGTTTTTGCGCGTGGCGGGCACGACGGCCGACAACGTTTACGGTACGGTCGCCGCGGTGAACGCCACCACCATCCCGGAGGCAAAAACATTCCTCGCGGATTACCAGGCACAGTTCAACGTGCCGGTCGGATCGTATTCGGCGGCCGGCTACACAAGTGCGATGGTCATCATCCAAGCCATCGCCAAAGCCGTGAAGGAGAACGGCGGCAAGATGCCCTCGCGCGACGACGTGCTGCAGAACCTGCGGTCGGTCAAGCGCTTCGACAGCATCATGGGCCCGTTCGCGTTCGACGCCAACGGCGACACGACGAACAAGATCATCTCCATTTACGGCGCACGGAAAGACGTGTGGGTCTTCCTGACGCAGCGCAAGTTCGGAGCGAAGTAA